In a genomic window of Pedobacter sp. KBS0701:
- the mtgA gene encoding monofunctional biosynthetic peptidoglycan transglycosylase produces the protein MAKTQTSRTKSKAKYPLLKKITNMATKVFLYFLLVSVFWVIALRFINPPITLLMVLRNIERKADGKPFKTEKKWVKFDDISDNMKRAAVSAEDQLFLTHIGFDMKAIEKAFASNAKGKRVKGGSTISQQTAKNVFLWPGRSWIRKGFEAYFTLLIELFWNKERILEVYLNVIEMGDGIYGAEAAAQEYYGKSCTKLTKKQAALIASCFPNPRRWTPKNATPYIRHRQYLILRNMNRLGPLDF, from the coding sequence ATGGCGAAAACGCAGACAAGCAGAACCAAAAGTAAGGCAAAATACCCTCTTCTGAAGAAGATTACCAATATGGCTACGAAAGTATTTTTATATTTTTTGTTGGTTTCTGTGTTTTGGGTAATCGCGCTGCGTTTTATTAATCCACCTATTACCCTTTTAATGGTACTACGGAACATTGAGCGTAAAGCGGATGGGAAACCTTTTAAAACGGAAAAAAAATGGGTTAAGTTTGATGATATCTCTGATAATATGAAAAGGGCCGCTGTATCTGCTGAAGATCAGCTCTTTTTAACACATATCGGTTTTGATATGAAAGCTATTGAGAAAGCTTTTGCCAGTAATGCCAAAGGAAAAAGGGTGAAGGGCGGGAGTACCATTTCGCAACAAACAGCTAAAAATGTTTTCCTGTGGCCTGGCCGATCGTGGATAAGAAAAGGTTTTGAAGCTTATTTTACTTTACTTATAGAGCTGTTTTGGAACAAAGAAAGAATATTAGAAGTCTACCTGAACGTAATCGAAATGGGTGATGGAATTTATGGTGCCGAGGCTGCTGCCCAGGAGTATTATGGTAAATCCTGTACAAAATTAACTAAGAAACAAGCCGCTTTAATTGCTTCCTGTTTTCCAAACCCCAGAAGGTGGACACCCAAAAATGCAACCCCATACATCAGGCACCGTCAATACCTGATTTTAAGAAATATGAACAGATTAGGGCCGCTGGATTTTTAA
- a CDS encoding SDR family oxidoreductase: protein MKVALITGGSKGIGFGIAESLLKEGYKVAITSRTMASANQAASHLVAYGDVLAIEADVVDFKSQQDAVNLILEKWGQLDVLIANAGVGHFAPVDELDIDLWKETIDTNLTGVFYSIKASVEEIKKTKGHIFTISSLAGTNFFAGGSAYNASKFGLTGFTQSIMLDLRKYGVKVSTIMPGSVASHFNDHQPNAEDDAWKIQPEDMGKLIVDLLAMPARTLPSKVEIRPTTPKG, encoded by the coding sequence ATGAAAGTTGCATTAATTACAGGCGGAAGCAAAGGAATTGGTTTCGGCATTGCCGAATCACTTTTAAAAGAAGGCTATAAAGTAGCCATTACCAGCAGGACAATGGCCAGCGCAAACCAGGCCGCATCTCATCTGGTAGCATACGGTGACGTATTGGCCATTGAAGCAGATGTTGTGGATTTTAAATCTCAGCAGGATGCTGTAAATCTGATACTCGAAAAATGGGGACAATTGGATGTACTGATTGCCAATGCAGGTGTTGGTCATTTTGCACCGGTTGATGAATTGGATATAGATTTATGGAAAGAAACCATTGACACCAATTTAACAGGTGTTTTTTACAGCATTAAAGCCTCGGTAGAGGAGATTAAAAAAACAAAGGGACATATCTTCACCATTTCCAGTTTGGCAGGCACGAATTTTTTCGCCGGAGGATCGGCTTATAATGCCAGTAAATTTGGCTTGACCGGTTTTACTCAATCGATTATGCTCGATTTAAGAAAATATGGCGTAAAGGTAAGTACCATTATGCCAGGATCGGTAGCGAGCCATTTTAACGATCATCAGCCGAATGCTGAAGATGATGCCTGGAAAATCCAGCCAGAGGATATGGGCAAATTGATTGTTGATTTATTAGCCATGCCAGCAAGAACACTACCAAGCAAAGTGGAAATCAGACCAACAACACCAAAAGGATAG
- a CDS encoding ABC transporter ATPase — protein sequence MSFSPQSRVWIYQSDRKFTSTEETEILNKLAAFTNQWKAHGNELLAKAEVRYGFFIILTVDESQTGVTGCSIDSSVRLIKEIEQEYHVDLFNRFNIAYKVNGEVVVNSKEDFETLVNIKQVTPETIVFNNMVQNLAELESKWEVPFQNSWHSSVFAHLL from the coding sequence ATGAGTTTTTCTCCACAATCAAGAGTTTGGATATACCAAAGCGATCGCAAATTTACTTCTACGGAAGAAACTGAGATCTTAAACAAATTGGCAGCTTTTACTAACCAGTGGAAAGCACATGGAAATGAATTGCTTGCAAAAGCAGAAGTACGCTATGGCTTTTTTATTATCCTAACAGTAGATGAAAGTCAGACTGGTGTTACCGGTTGCTCCATTGATAGCTCTGTTCGTCTAATTAAAGAAATTGAACAGGAGTATCATGTAGACCTTTTTAACCGTTTCAACATTGCCTATAAAGTAAATGGAGAAGTTGTGGTAAACAGCAAGGAAGATTTTGAAACTTTGGTAAATATAAAGCAGGTAACGCCAGAAACGATTGTATTTAACAATATGGTTCAAAATCTGGCTGAACTTGAATCTAAGTGGGAAGTCCCTTTTCAAAACAGCTGGCATTCTAGCGTTTTTGCACATTTACTTTAA
- the rplI gene encoding 50S ribosomal protein L9, translating into MEIILKQDIKGLGEKDDVVTVKPGYGRNYLIPQGFGALATSSAKKVLAENLKQAAFKQDKIKKDAEGVAERLTDVKLSIGAKAGESGKIFGAVNTIQIAEALKAQGFDVDRRRITFETEPKFVGEYVANLNLHKEVKVQVPFEVIAE; encoded by the coding sequence ATGGAAATTATTTTAAAACAAGATATTAAAGGCCTTGGTGAGAAAGATGATGTAGTTACAGTAAAGCCAGGTTATGGCCGTAACTATTTAATCCCTCAAGGATTTGGAGCATTAGCTACATCTTCTGCTAAAAAAGTTTTAGCTGAAAATTTAAAGCAAGCTGCTTTTAAACAAGATAAAATTAAGAAAGATGCTGAAGGTGTTGCTGAGCGTTTAACTGATGTTAAACTTTCAATCGGTGCTAAAGCTGGCGAAAGCGGAAAAATCTTTGGAGCGGTTAACACCATCCAGATTGCTGAAGCATTAAAAGCTCAAGGCTTTGATGTTGACCGTCGTCGTATCACTTTCGAAACTGAACCTAAATTTGTTGGCGAATATGTAGCTAACTTAAACTTACACAAAGAAGTTAAAGTTCAGGTTCCTTTCGAAGTAATCGCTGAATAA
- a CDS encoding YciI family protein, with protein sequence MFIVDLKYIVPLTELDAHMEAHVQYLKKYYKKNIFVASGRKVPRTGGIILALAKDEAELKKILMEDPFYKHRLADFTITHFLTSQYHPDLESLLG encoded by the coding sequence GTGTTCATCGTAGATCTTAAATACATTGTTCCGCTAACCGAGTTAGATGCACATATGGAAGCGCATGTACAATATTTAAAGAAATACTATAAAAAAAATATTTTCGTGGCTTCAGGCAGAAAGGTGCCCCGAACCGGTGGAATTATTCTGGCCCTTGCTAAAGATGAGGCTGAATTGAAAAAAATCCTGATGGAAGACCCCTTTTATAAACACCGTTTGGCCGATTTCACGATTACACATTTCCTAACCTCACAGTACCACCCTGATCTGGAATCTCTTTTAGGCTAA
- the rpsF gene encoding 30S ribosomal protein S6, with protein MNQYETVIVLTPLLSEEAAKEALAKFKAVLTDNGAEIIQEDNWGLRKLAYPIEKKSNGFFNLTEYKASGDLIAKLELQLKRDERVLRFLTIRLDKHAVAYNEKKRSGAFNKKTKEVAA; from the coding sequence ATGAATCAGTACGAAACTGTTATCGTTCTAACCCCGTTGTTATCTGAAGAGGCTGCGAAAGAAGCATTAGCTAAATTCAAAGCAGTTCTAACTGATAACGGAGCCGAAATTATCCAGGAAGATAATTGGGGTTTGAGAAAATTAGCGTATCCAATTGAAAAAAAATCAAACGGATTCTTCAACTTAACTGAATACAAAGCTTCAGGTGATTTGATCGCAAAATTAGAGCTTCAATTAAAACGCGATGAGCGTGTGTTACGTTTCTTAACTATCCGTTTAGACAAACACGCTGTTGCTTACAATGAGAAAAAGCGTAGTGGTGCTTTTAACAAAAAAACTAAGGAGGTTGCAGCGTAA
- a CDS encoding AsmA-like C-terminal region-containing protein, giving the protein MKRWLKISLKIVSVLVVLIILTWLAGAFYISRNKKEVLASILSQLNKNLNGQITATSMEPTLLKSFPGVSVSLNGVLLRDSLWNQHKHDLLKAQDIDVSLNVLSLIVGNINIKQIAINNASIYIYTDSTGYSNTSIFKSKPKTDKKSSPKSSALEVKKIDFNKVSLILDNKKRFKLFNFNIDQIQGRMEYPDSGWTGKIRLITKVNSFAFNTRKGSFLKDKTLEGTLKAHYSRDLDAILLNPEILNIGGHPFKIGAKIELDKSAFAISIAVDDILFRDVALLLSPNISSKLLKFGIEKPINIRGNIVDDGSGKYGDPLIKVGITVRDNVVSIPAGKLTACNFDGSFTNRDTVGGIIGDENSSIKFHRLTAKYFNAPLKIDTFTVNNLARPIATGLVTSQFPLTNLNNSLGTNDFEFKNGTANLRLYCKADIDNFRFTKPVVSGKIQIADADILYIPRKLHLVKSALNINFNQNDLSIQNGHFQLGKSELNVSCSIANFANLYYTAPEKILVNLKMSSPQLYLKEFLPFLGPRTAKKKSSGNKQVVSKELSNVLELSKMNIRLTVDKAIYDNFLAENLDADISLRGGGIFFNKISVAHAGGQLSLDGNIMQEAASNSFKINSKISHVSVKDFFYSFDNFGQNTITNKNLKGYLSSLVNISGRISHTGKILPRSINGKVVFNLNNAALVNFDPMVKVGKFAFANRNLSNVEIKNLDGTLNIHGDKVEISPMQINSSALNFNVKGTYALGSGTNVEMDIPLRNPKGDENLTKSEKREARMRGIVLHLKAIDDEKGGIKIRWNKDHD; this is encoded by the coding sequence ATGAAGCGCTGGCTAAAAATCTCTTTAAAAATTGTATCGGTTTTAGTTGTACTGATTATATTAACCTGGCTGGCAGGTGCGTTTTACATTAGCCGCAATAAGAAAGAAGTGCTGGCTTCTATCCTTTCGCAACTGAATAAAAATTTAAATGGACAGATTACTGCCACCAGTATGGAGCCAACGCTTCTGAAAAGCTTTCCGGGAGTTTCGGTATCACTAAACGGTGTTCTACTGAGAGATAGTTTATGGAACCAACATAAACACGATCTTTTAAAAGCGCAGGATATAGACGTCTCTTTAAATGTGCTCTCACTTATTGTAGGCAATATCAATATTAAACAAATTGCGATTAATAATGCTTCCATTTATATCTATACCGATTCTACAGGCTATAGCAACACCAGTATTTTTAAAAGTAAACCGAAAACTGATAAAAAATCTTCGCCAAAATCCTCCGCGCTGGAAGTTAAAAAGATTGATTTTAACAAGGTAAGTTTGATATTGGACAATAAAAAAAGGTTTAAGCTATTCAATTTTAACATCGATCAGATCCAGGGTAGAATGGAATACCCCGATAGCGGCTGGACCGGTAAAATCAGATTAATAACCAAGGTAAATAGTTTCGCATTTAATACGAGAAAAGGCAGCTTTTTGAAAGATAAAACCCTGGAAGGAACCTTAAAAGCGCATTATAGCCGTGATCTTGATGCGATACTGCTGAACCCCGAAATCCTTAACATTGGCGGTCACCCTTTTAAAATTGGTGCTAAAATAGAATTGGATAAATCTGCTTTTGCCATTAGCATTGCTGTTGATGATATTTTGTTCAGAGATGTTGCCCTGCTCTTATCACCTAACATTTCCTCAAAACTTTTAAAATTTGGCATTGAAAAACCGATCAATATCCGGGGAAATATCGTTGATGACGGGTCAGGAAAATACGGAGACCCCTTAATTAAGGTCGGCATAACAGTAAGAGATAATGTGGTTTCTATTCCGGCAGGCAAATTAACAGCATGTAATTTTGATGGCTCCTTTACTAATCGTGATACCGTTGGCGGCATTATTGGCGACGAAAACTCGTCCATCAAGTTCCACAGGCTCACGGCAAAATATTTTAATGCGCCGCTTAAAATCGACACCTTCACGGTAAATAATTTAGCTCGCCCGATTGCCACCGGATTAGTCACCTCACAATTTCCCCTAACCAACTTAAACAATTCGTTAGGTACAAACGATTTTGAATTTAAAAACGGTACAGCGAACTTAAGGTTATATTGCAAAGCCGATATTGATAATTTCAGGTTCACAAAACCGGTTGTTTCGGGTAAAATACAGATTGCCGATGCAGACATCCTTTATATCCCCAGGAAGTTGCACCTGGTAAAAAGTGCTTTAAACATCAATTTTAACCAGAATGATTTATCGATACAGAACGGGCATTTCCAATTGGGCAAAAGCGAGCTCAATGTAAGCTGTAGCATCGCCAATTTTGCCAACCTGTATTATACGGCTCCCGAAAAAATATTGGTGAACTTAAAAATGTCGAGCCCTCAACTCTACCTAAAAGAGTTCTTACCCTTCTTAGGGCCGAGAACAGCGAAGAAAAAATCGAGTGGAAACAAACAAGTGGTTTCGAAAGAGCTGAGCAATGTATTGGAACTTTCGAAAATGAATATCCGTTTAACGGTTGATAAAGCCATTTACGATAATTTTCTGGCCGAAAACCTTGATGCTGATATTTCATTGCGCGGAGGCGGCATTTTTTTCAATAAAATCAGTGTGGCTCATGCTGGCGGACAATTATCGCTTGATGGGAATATTATGCAGGAGGCCGCCTCTAACAGTTTTAAAATCAATTCGAAAATTAGCCATGTAAGTGTTAAAGATTTCTTCTACTCTTTCGATAATTTTGGACAGAATACCATTACCAACAAAAATTTAAAAGGTTATTTGTCGTCGTTGGTTAACATTTCTGGCAGGATATCGCATACAGGAAAAATTCTTCCACGATCGATAAATGGTAAAGTGGTGTTCAATCTGAACAATGCCGCACTGGTTAATTTCGATCCGATGGTTAAGGTTGGAAAATTTGCTTTTGCCAACAGGAACCTATCAAACGTAGAAATCAAAAACCTTGATGGAACCCTTAACATCCATGGTGATAAGGTAGAAATCAGTCCAATGCAGATAAACTCCAGCGCTTTAAACTTTAACGTAAAAGGCACTTACGCTTTAGGAAGTGGTACAAATGTAGAGATGGACATTCCACTGAGAAATCCAAAAGGAGATGAAAACTTAACCAAATCAGAAAAAAGAGAAGCCCGTATGCGTGGAATCGTATTGCACTTAAAAGCTATTGATGACGAAAAAGGCGGAATAAAGATCAGGTGGAATAAGGATCATGATTAA
- a CDS encoding AraC family transcriptional regulator, giving the protein MKPSFEVVEPSFGSSFYYSKYVENANNMAHLWHYHPEIEMVFVNGGAGKRQIGSHVSYYTEGDLILIGSNLPHCGFTDTNTGNKNETVIQMKPNFLGSIFLGLQEIKGIQELFDKAKAGIAFGSETMRIVGDRIEMMDDQQPFERLLTLLSVLKELEHAKDYKILNADGFSMEMQVQDNDRINMIFNYVKDHFQEQISLQYVAEMSSMTVPSFCRYFKKITKKTFTHFVNEYRVVHASKLLAEKPTSIANISYESGFNNFSHFNKLFKEFTGKSASEYRNELKSVIK; this is encoded by the coding sequence ATGAAACCAAGTTTTGAAGTTGTTGAGCCCTCTTTTGGAAGTTCATTTTATTATTCAAAATATGTAGAGAACGCCAATAATATGGCGCACCTTTGGCATTACCACCCTGAAATTGAAATGGTATTTGTTAACGGCGGGGCCGGCAAAAGGCAGATCGGCAGTCACGTGTCCTATTACACCGAAGGTGACCTGATTCTCATTGGCAGCAATCTTCCCCATTGTGGCTTTACCGATACCAATACCGGAAACAAAAACGAAACTGTTATCCAGATGAAACCCAATTTTTTGGGCAGCATTTTTTTAGGCCTGCAGGAAATAAAAGGGATACAAGAATTGTTCGACAAAGCAAAGGCCGGAATTGCCTTCGGTAGTGAAACCATGCGTATTGTTGGCGACAGAATAGAAATGATGGACGACCAGCAGCCCTTTGAAAGGCTTTTAACTTTATTGAGCGTACTAAAGGAACTTGAACATGCGAAAGATTATAAAATCTTAAATGCCGATGGTTTTTCGATGGAAATGCAGGTACAGGATAATGACCGCATCAATATGATCTTCAACTATGTGAAAGACCATTTTCAGGAACAGATCAGTTTGCAGTATGTTGCAGAAATGTCGAGCATGACTGTCCCTTCTTTTTGCCGTTATTTCAAAAAAATCACCAAGAAAACATTTACGCATTTCGTAAACGAATATCGTGTAGTACACGCGTCAAAGCTTTTAGCCGAAAAACCAACCAGCATTGCCAATATTTCTTATGAAAGTGGGTTTAACAATTTTAGCCATTTCAATAAATTATTTAAGGAGTTTACGGGCAAAAGCGCTTCAGAATATAGAAATGAATTGAAATCGGTGATTAAATAA
- a CDS encoding TlpA disulfide reductase family protein, whose amino-acid sequence MKTSSLHQKIALAFFLSIVTVGLHAQKTITNPVVGFNSASSTLKITKIVTSDTATVLCFTTTHPAGQWIRIPKNTYLQDNTGIAKYYIRKTIGIPLDKQYYMPPSGSVSYQLIFPKINTKATSIDYGEEDDNGWKIYDIALEENKNLLPNSIYTSWYNKNNSNLEVAFFDKEIVYKNKIWSYKNIVKKTNSANTTIFITNGKETKQLSISGLKNNTIKLTIDNKTVQLSKNQADCKRILNKENYQLPIFKNDSATFSGYIKNYSPKLATKTLMLYIDNIISGGQENQIIAIQKNGYFSTKVGIYHPERVFLRSDICNENDIYLEPGKELFVVIGDENTRYTGELAQLNEDLSLLNKFDLFDYEDIQKRIVDMKPNDYKTYLLNLQKTELSRLDSIHQLGNLSEKAYQVKRLDVVCGYANHVIEYNWNYESANKETKKKAEKYPSDYYNFLDQKIINDELSVISGNYNTFINRFKFLPGVRPERYSYTHNYADMLHALKASNITLTDLDKSFEKLISSDGLSLKIDSADKPIQDAWLQDHDDFIKIFNEKNFSNYYIKLIDSAFNINQGILVDIMNAQDILRPIVSELSPISQNNLPYALSDIKNQFVKDYIKLRNNDTEKQIIANKKNGGYFVNQTPKVEADKILDNIISKHAGKVILVDFWATWCGPCLNGIAEIRPLKEEMKDSNVIFVYITDESSPLATYQNLIPTIKGQHYRLKSDEWRYLADKFKITGIPHQVLINKEGKVVNPSMGFMDNRQIKKLLEEHL is encoded by the coding sequence ATGAAAACCAGTTCTCTACACCAAAAAATCGCTCTGGCCTTTTTTCTGTCGATAGTTACAGTTGGCCTGCATGCTCAAAAAACAATAACCAATCCCGTTGTTGGTTTTAACAGCGCCTCATCAACGCTGAAAATCACAAAAATAGTAACATCAGATACCGCTACTGTGTTATGCTTCACCACCACCCATCCTGCGGGTCAATGGATCAGGATACCTAAGAACACTTATCTTCAAGACAATACCGGTATCGCCAAATACTACATCAGGAAAACAATAGGCATTCCATTAGATAAGCAGTACTATATGCCGCCAAGTGGTAGCGTATCTTATCAGCTTATTTTTCCAAAAATTAATACAAAAGCCACAAGTATTGATTATGGAGAAGAGGATGATAATGGCTGGAAAATCTATGATATTGCACTGGAAGAAAATAAAAACTTACTTCCAAACTCTATTTATACGAGCTGGTATAACAAAAACAATAGTAATCTTGAAGTTGCTTTTTTTGATAAAGAAATAGTTTACAAAAATAAAATTTGGTCGTATAAAAATATCGTTAAAAAAACCAACAGCGCTAATACCACTATATTTATTACCAACGGGAAAGAAACCAAACAGCTTTCAATTAGCGGGTTAAAAAACAACACGATCAAACTTACCATAGATAATAAAACAGTTCAGTTAAGTAAAAACCAGGCAGATTGTAAACGAATTCTTAACAAGGAAAACTATCAGCTTCCCATCTTCAAAAACGACAGTGCTACTTTTAGTGGTTATATTAAAAACTACAGTCCTAAATTGGCTACTAAAACCCTGATGTTGTACATAGACAATATTATATCGGGGGGACAGGAAAACCAGATCATAGCAATTCAGAAAAACGGTTATTTTTCAACCAAGGTAGGGATTTATCACCCCGAAAGGGTTTTCCTGAGGTCGGATATATGCAATGAAAACGACATCTACCTGGAGCCTGGCAAAGAACTTTTTGTCGTTATTGGTGATGAAAATACCAGATATACAGGTGAGCTGGCACAATTAAATGAGGATCTTTCTCTTTTAAATAAATTTGACTTATTCGACTATGAAGACATCCAAAAAAGAATAGTTGATATGAAGCCAAACGACTATAAAACTTATTTACTGAACCTTCAAAAAACAGAACTTTCCAGGTTAGACTCCATCCACCAGCTAGGAAACCTTTCAGAGAAAGCCTATCAAGTTAAAAGGTTAGATGTTGTATGCGGTTATGCCAACCATGTTATCGAGTATAACTGGAATTATGAATCTGCAAACAAGGAGACTAAAAAAAAGGCTGAAAAATATCCAAGCGATTACTATAATTTTTTAGACCAAAAAATCATCAATGATGAACTTTCAGTAATCAGTGGAAATTATAACACCTTTATTAACAGATTTAAATTCTTACCGGGAGTAAGACCTGAAAGATATAGCTATACCCATAATTATGCTGATATGTTACATGCGCTTAAAGCCAGTAATATCACACTTACTGATTTAGACAAATCTTTCGAAAAATTGATATCATCAGATGGACTTTCATTAAAAATAGATAGTGCTGATAAACCCATACAAGATGCATGGTTGCAAGATCATGATGATTTTATCAAAATCTTTAACGAAAAAAATTTCTCAAATTATTATATCAAATTAATCGATTCGGCATTTAATATTAACCAAGGGATTTTAGTTGATATTATGAACGCACAAGATATTTTAAGACCAATTGTTAGCGAACTCTCTCCAATCAGCCAGAACAATTTGCCTTATGCCCTATCAGATATTAAGAATCAGTTTGTAAAAGATTATATTAAACTCAGAAACAACGATACCGAAAAACAGATCATCGCCAATAAAAAAAACGGGGGATATTTTGTAAACCAAACACCAAAAGTAGAAGCTGATAAAATTTTAGATAACATTATCAGCAAACATGCAGGCAAGGTTATTTTAGTTGATTTTTGGGCAACATGGTGTGGTCCCTGCCTTAACGGAATTGCAGAAATCAGGCCTTTGAAAGAAGAAATGAAAGATAGCAATGTTATATTCGTTTACATTACTGATGAAAGCTCACCTTTAGCTACTTACCAGAATTTAATACCCACTATAAAAGGACAGCACTATAGGTTAAAAAGTGATGAATGGCGTTATTTAGCTGACAAATTTAAAATTACAGGCATTCCGCATCAGGTGCTGATTAATAAAGAAGGCAAAGTGGTAAACCCGTCTATGGGATTTATGGATAACAGACAAATTAAAAAACTTTTAGAAGAACACTTGTAA
- a CDS encoding DUF1080 domain-containing protein, with translation MKKLGYLFLAVTLWGCSITKNVNNSSEKWMTLFNGKDIKDWNVKIHHHDYNVNVGNTFRVENGVIQVRYDQYGDFNDQFGHLYYKTPFSYYHLKLKYRFVGELQKGAPSYTLRNSGVMFHSQDPKTMPKEQDWPISIEMQFLGGLSDGRPRPTGNMCSPGTDIFYHGNLYDGHCLDSKSKTYDGDQWVSAELIVLGDSLVTHIINGDTVLQYSKPQIGGGVANRYDPKIKIDGKALTQGFIALQSEGQPVDFKDIQIMELPHYNKKKSN, from the coding sequence ATGAAAAAGCTAGGCTATCTCTTTCTTGCTGTTACACTATGGGGCTGCAGTATAACCAAAAACGTCAATAACAGTTCTGAAAAGTGGATGACACTTTTTAACGGGAAAGACATTAAGGACTGGAATGTTAAAATCCATCACCACGATTACAATGTAAATGTCGGAAATACTTTTAGAGTCGAAAATGGAGTTATTCAGGTGCGATATGACCAATATGGCGATTTCAATGATCAGTTCGGTCATCTTTACTATAAAACACCATTTTCTTATTATCACTTAAAACTAAAGTATCGCTTTGTTGGCGAACTGCAAAAAGGGGCACCCAGTTATACCCTGCGGAATAGCGGTGTGATGTTCCATTCTCAGGACCCGAAAACGATGCCTAAGGAACAAGACTGGCCAATTTCCATTGAGATGCAGTTTTTAGGCGGCTTGAGTGATGGCCGTCCACGCCCAACAGGAAATATGTGTTCTCCTGGTACAGATATTTTTTATCACGGCAACTTATATGATGGGCATTGCCTGGACTCCAAATCAAAAACTTACGATGGTGACCAATGGGTATCTGCCGAATTGATTGTTCTCGGCGATTCGCTTGTAACGCATATTATAAACGGCGATACCGTTTTACAATATAGCAAACCACAGATTGGTGGCGGGGTAGCTAACCGTTACGACCCGAAAATTAAAATTGACGGAAAAGCCCTTACTCAGGGTTTTATTGCCTTACAAAGTGAAGGACAGCCGGTAGATTTTAAAGATATTCAGATTATGGAGCTTCCTCACTACAATAAGAAAAAATCTAATTAA
- the rpsR gene encoding 30S ribosomal protein S18, which yields MAREQIQYVTAPKVEDNRKKYCRFKKNGIKYIDYKDANFLLKFINDQGKLLPRRLTGTSLKFQRKVAQAVKRARHIGLLPFVADQLK from the coding sequence ATGGCAAGAGAACAAATACAATACGTAACAGCCCCTAAAGTAGAGGATAACCGTAAAAAATATTGCCGTTTCAAGAAAAACGGAATTAAATACATCGATTACAAGGATGCAAACTTCTTGTTGAAATTTATTAACGATCAGGGTAAATTATTACCACGCCGTTTAACCGGTACTTCGTTAAAATTCCAACGTAAAGTGGCTCAGGCCGTTAAACGTGCCCGTCATATCGGTTTGTTACCTTTCGTTGCTGATCAATTAAAATAG